A single region of the Neotabrizicola shimadae genome encodes:
- a CDS encoding VOC family protein translates to MKVVQHLWFERDMDAALALYTSLIPGSRIDWTDAVPVDNPSGTAGSVKMAGFTLGDQSYRAIQAGPLDPFNHSFSIMVVCDDQAQVDRLWDALIEGGTTEQCGWLRDRWGLSWQIVPKRLGELMSDPDPVVRNRTGEAMMQMVKFDIAGLEAAARS, encoded by the coding sequence ATGAAGGTCGTACAGCACCTCTGGTTCGAACGTGACATGGACGCGGCGCTTGCGCTTTACACCTCGCTCATCCCCGGCTCGCGCATCGACTGGACGGATGCTGTCCCCGTCGACAACCCCTCGGGCACCGCGGGCAGCGTCAAGATGGCGGGCTTCACACTTGGCGACCAGAGCTACCGGGCGATCCAGGCCGGCCCGCTGGACCCGTTCAACCACAGTTTCTCGATCATGGTGGTTTGCGATGACCAGGCCCAGGTCGACCGACTGTGGGACGCGCTGATCGAGGGGGGCACCACGGAACAATGCGGCTGGCTCCGGGATCGTTGGGGCTTGTCCTGGCAAATCGTGCCGAAACGCCTGGGTGAACTGATGTCCGATCCGGACCCGGTCGTGCGCAATCGCACCGGCGAGGCGATGATGCAGATGGTGAAGTTCGACATCGCGGGGCTGGAGGCCGCGGCGCGCAGTTAA
- the metZ gene encoding O-succinylhomoserine sulfhydrylase, with the protein MSTNWKSRTTAVHGGSRRSQYGEMAEAIFLTQGFAYDSAEQAEARFIKAGDDEFIYARYGNPTTRMFEERIAAIEGTEDAFATASGMAAVNGALTSMLRAGDHVVSSRALFGSCLYILEEVLTRFGVKVTFVDGGDLDQWRAAVTPGTKAVFFETMANPTLDLIDIAAVADIAHAQGALVIADNVFATPVFSQAVALGADVVVYSATKHIDGQGRALGGVVCGSRDYIRKVLEPYMKHTGGSMSPFNAWIMLNGMATLDLRCRAMADTALKVATALSSHPKLSRVIYPGLSSHPQHSLAMRQMGTGGTLVSFEIAEGKEAAFRFMNALTIAKISNNLGDAKSIATHPATTTHQRLSPEQKARLGISPGLIRFSVGLEDADDLIADLTQALEKA; encoded by the coding sequence ATGAGCACGAACTGGAAGTCCCGCACCACCGCCGTCCACGGCGGCAGCCGCCGAAGCCAGTACGGCGAGATGGCCGAGGCGATCTTCCTGACCCAGGGCTTCGCCTATGATAGCGCCGAACAGGCCGAGGCGCGGTTCATAAAGGCGGGCGACGACGAATTCATCTACGCCCGCTACGGCAACCCTACGACACGCATGTTCGAAGAGCGCATCGCCGCGATCGAAGGCACTGAGGATGCCTTCGCCACTGCCTCCGGCATGGCCGCGGTCAACGGCGCGCTGACCTCGATGCTGCGGGCGGGCGACCATGTTGTGTCGTCACGCGCGCTGTTCGGCTCGTGCCTTTACATCCTTGAAGAGGTGCTGACCCGCTTCGGTGTGAAGGTCACCTTCGTCGATGGCGGCGACCTCGACCAGTGGCGCGCCGCGGTCACGCCCGGCACAAAGGCCGTGTTCTTCGAAACCATGGCCAACCCGACGCTCGACCTCATCGACATCGCCGCCGTGGCGGATATCGCGCATGCCCAGGGGGCGCTGGTGATCGCCGACAACGTCTTCGCCACGCCGGTCTTTTCCCAGGCCGTCGCACTTGGCGCCGATGTCGTGGTCTATTCCGCGACCAAGCACATCGACGGGCAGGGCAGGGCGCTTGGCGGCGTGGTCTGCGGCTCGCGCGACTATATCCGCAAGGTGCTGGAACCCTACATGAAGCACACCGGCGGCTCGATGAGCCCGTTCAACGCCTGGATCATGCTGAACGGCATGGCTACGCTGGACCTGCGTTGCCGGGCCATGGCCGACACTGCGCTGAAGGTGGCGACCGCGTTGTCCTCCCACCCGAAACTCAGCCGCGTGATCTATCCGGGGCTGTCCTCCCATCCGCAGCACAGTCTTGCCATGCGCCAGATGGGCACGGGCGGCACGCTGGTGAGCTTCGAGATTGCCGAAGGCAAGGAAGCCGCCTTCCGCTTCATGAACGCGCTGACCATCGCCAAGATCTCCAACAACCTCGGCGACGCCAAGTCCATCGCCACGCACCCGGCCACCACAACGCACCAGCGCCTCTCTCCCGAACAGAAGGCCCGCCTGGGCATCTCTCCGGGCCTGATCCGCTTCTCGGTCGGGCTGGAAGACGCCGACGACCTGATCGCCGATCTGACGCAGGCGCTGGAAAAGGCCTGA
- a CDS encoding serine protease gives MRRIIGLLAIVTGLLVATAAPAQEQVWVQIEAQPTEAEGKERAAAYAAAFPDVQGWQLNSGWYAVALGPYDRAAATERLASLKRENLIPRDSYISDGRSHLVQFWPPAGGLPEATAPEPEAPEDLAMPEATGEAPAEEGTDGAWTAANPPADSTPEAPAPETAEAPAATPELPAIVEETPEEARESEAALSPEERMDLQRGLEWFGFYEGAIDGAFGRGTRASMAAWQEASGLEPTGILTSAQRAALLNGWRAEEAAYGFRSVGEGDAGIEVTLPMAMVAFDHYEPPFVHYAALDGSETRIILISQPGDAAALRGLYDLLQTLAIIPMDGERSVSETGFTIMGRNARTAAFAKADLSKGLIKGYIVVWNPADEQRVSRVLTTMEASFRAVGDRALDPGMVALSDGARQGLLTGLEVRRPKLSRSGFYLDAAGTVLTTPEAVEGCSRVTLDAGVPATVRFSDKTAGLAVLTPGTALAPTEIAELRSSSLRPGAEIAVSGYPYEDRLPAPVLTFGTLEAETGLNGETGLSRLTLEMRPGDAGGPVLDATGAVVGLLLPQATGGTQVLPAGTAFAASGAAIAARLALDGLTIATSDRVGALPPDDLAKHASGMTVLVSCWE, from the coding sequence ATGCGACGGATTATCGGCCTTTTGGCCATCGTGACGGGGCTTCTGGTCGCAACGGCGGCCCCGGCGCAGGAGCAGGTCTGGGTTCAGATCGAGGCGCAGCCGACCGAGGCCGAGGGGAAGGAGCGTGCCGCGGCCTATGCGGCGGCCTTTCCGGACGTGCAGGGCTGGCAGCTGAATTCCGGCTGGTATGCGGTGGCGCTTGGCCCGTATGACCGCGCGGCGGCCACCGAACGGCTTGCCAGCCTGAAGCGCGAAAACCTGATCCCGCGGGACTCCTATATCAGCGATGGACGGAGCCACCTGGTGCAGTTCTGGCCGCCCGCGGGCGGCCTGCCGGAGGCGACGGCGCCCGAACCGGAAGCGCCCGAAGATCTGGCCATGCCTGAAGCAACCGGGGAAGCACCGGCTGAGGAAGGCACGGATGGAGCGTGGACTGCGGCGAACCCGCCGGCAGACTCCACCCCCGAAGCCCCTGCCCCGGAGACCGCCGAGGCGCCCGCCGCTACCCCAGAGCTACCGGCCATCGTGGAAGAGACCCCCGAGGAGGCCCGCGAAAGCGAGGCGGCCCTGAGCCCGGAAGAGCGGATGGACCTGCAGCGCGGGCTGGAATGGTTCGGTTTCTATGAGGGCGCGATCGACGGCGCCTTCGGACGCGGAACCCGCGCCTCGATGGCTGCCTGGCAGGAGGCTTCGGGACTTGAACCGACGGGAATCCTGACTTCGGCACAACGGGCCGCACTTCTGAACGGCTGGCGCGCCGAGGAGGCGGCCTATGGTTTCCGCAGCGTGGGCGAAGGCGATGCCGGGATCGAGGTGACGCTGCCGATGGCAATGGTGGCCTTCGACCACTACGAACCGCCCTTCGTGCATTACGCGGCGCTGGACGGGTCGGAGACACGGATCATCCTGATCAGCCAGCCAGGCGATGCCGCAGCGTTGCGCGGGCTGTATGACCTGTTGCAAACGCTTGCGATCATCCCGATGGATGGGGAACGGTCGGTCAGCGAGACCGGGTTCACCATCATGGGGCGCAATGCCCGGACCGCGGCCTTTGCCAAGGCGGACCTGAGCAAGGGGCTGATCAAGGGCTACATCGTCGTCTGGAACCCTGCCGACGAACAACGGGTGAGCCGCGTGCTGACCACGATGGAGGCGAGCTTCCGCGCCGTGGGCGACCGGGCGCTGGACCCTGGCATGGTGGCCCTGAGCGACGGTGCGCGGCAGGGCCTCCTGACCGGGCTGGAAGTGCGGCGTCCGAAACTGTCGAGGTCGGGCTTCTATCTTGATGCCGCGGGCACGGTACTGACGACGCCAGAGGCGGTGGAGGGTTGTTCGCGCGTGACGCTGGATGCCGGTGTGCCCGCGACGGTGCGGTTTTCGGACAAGACAGCGGGGCTGGCGGTTCTGACACCGGGCACAGCGCTGGCGCCGACCGAGATTGCCGAGTTGCGGTCCAGCTCGCTGAGGCCAGGCGCCGAGATCGCGGTTTCGGGCTATCCCTACGAGGACCGCCTGCCCGCCCCCGTGCTGACCTTCGGTACCCTGGAGGCAGAGACCGGGCTGAACGGCGAGACGGGGCTGAGCCGCCTTACGCTGGAGATGAGGCCGGGCGATGCCGGCGGGCCGGTTCTGGACGCGACGGGAGCAGTGGTGGGCCTGTTGCTGCCGCAGGCGACAGGTGGGACGCAGGTGCTGCCCGCAGGCACGGCCTTTGCCGCAAGCGGTGCGGCCATTGCCGCGCGTTTGGCCCTCGATGGGCTGACGATTGCCACGTCCGACCGGGTGGGCGCACTGCCACCGGACGACCTGGCCAAACATGCCTCGGGGATGACGGTGCTGGTGTCTTGCTGGGAGTGA
- the folE2 gene encoding GTP cyclohydrolase FolE2, whose translation MTIHEAELDRKPTREEAEAALSTLRRWAGVAPAQDLPAEIAALLPAPYPMLSRAYPTDFMADPAYRATLPDLQNGPSSLIVGAQTSIQHVGISNFRLPICYRMREGGEMMLETSVTGTVSLDAEKKGINMSRIMRSFYAHAETSHSCDVIEAALSDYKRDLGSFDARIQMRLSFPMRVTSLRSGLTGWQYYDIALELVDRAGLRRKFIHLDFVYSSTCPCSLELSEHARMTRGQLATPHSQRSVARLSVEVLPGPTLWFEDFVEIARSGVPTETQVMVKREDEQAFAELNAANPIFVEDAARSFCAALRSDPRIGDFRVVASHQESLHSHDAISVLTEGPTFAAESLDPRLFASLIHAG comes from the coding sequence ATGACGATTCATGAGGCCGAGCTTGACCGCAAGCCCACCCGGGAAGAGGCCGAAGCGGCGCTGAGCACGCTGCGCCGTTGGGCGGGCGTTGCTCCCGCGCAGGACCTGCCGGCCGAGATCGCCGCCCTGCTGCCGGCACCCTATCCCATGCTGTCGCGCGCCTATCCGACCGATTTCATGGCCGATCCCGCCTATCGCGCCACGCTGCCCGATCTGCAGAACGGCCCCTCCAGCCTGATCGTCGGTGCGCAGACTTCGATCCAGCACGTCGGCATCTCGAATTTTCGTCTGCCGATCTGCTATCGCATGCGCGAGGGCGGCGAGATGATGCTGGAAACCAGCGTCACCGGCACGGTCAGCCTCGACGCCGAGAAGAAGGGCATCAACATGAGCCGCATTATGCGGTCATTCTATGCCCATGCCGAAACCAGCCACAGCTGCGACGTCATCGAGGCCGCCCTGAGCGACTACAAGCGCGACCTCGGTTCTTTCGATGCCCGCATCCAGATGCGCCTGTCCTTCCCGATGCGCGTGACCTCGCTGCGCTCGGGCCTGACCGGATGGCAGTACTATGACATCGCGCTGGAACTGGTGGATCGCGCCGGCCTGCGCCGGAAGTTCATCCACCTCGACTTCGTCTATTCCTCGACATGCCCCTGCTCGCTGGAGCTTTCCGAACATGCCCGCATGACCCGCGGTCAGCTCGCCACGCCTCATTCGCAACGTTCCGTGGCTCGGCTGTCGGTCGAGGTGCTGCCCGGCCCGACGCTCTGGTTCGAAGACTTCGTGGAAATCGCGCGCTCGGGCGTGCCCACCGAGACGCAGGTGATGGTCAAGCGCGAGGACGAACAGGCTTTCGCGGAACTGAACGCCGCCAACCCGATCTTCGTCGAGGATGCCGCGCGCAGCTTCTGTGCCGCCCTGCGCTCCGATCCACGTATCGGCGATTTCCGCGTGGTCGCGAGCCACCAGGAAAGCCTGCACAGCCACGACGCGATCTCGGTCCTGACCGAAGGCCCGACCTTCGCCGCCGAAAGCCTCGACCCACGGCTCTTCGCCTCACTCATCCACGCCGGCTGA
- a CDS encoding TrkH family potassium uptake protein codes for MMDLRPIVYIVGRILAVLAILMLAPALIDWRLDNGNAGAFLQSAIIAGAAGVTLSLATGNAVGPSLDVRQAYILTVLIWGGVPLFAAIPFAIGAPGLDFSNAYFEAVSGITTTGATVIVGLDDLPAGMNLWRGMLNWMGGLGIAFVVMIFLPVMRVGGMQFFRTEGFDTFGKVLPRATDIARQLLYVYALLTLACVLTYAALGMSALDAVVNGLASIATGGFSPADSSFTKYPGLPEYAGTFFMLAGSLPYIRYVQLVNGSAVPLWRDLQARAYLRWYVSAVLVVAIWRLATSDMGIEPAFRETAFNLASIMSGTGFFSGSFGAWGGLSMVVAFVLGVIGGCSGSSSGALSVFRVQVLASSLASQIQRIAAPSMVAQVKYAGRKVEDDVMSGLMTYGTAYILTIGLMSALMTLAGVDLVSSIFAIWTSIGNIGYGYGPMLAPTGTFVDFPVAAKWIMIVTMLMGRLGLLAFFVIALPRFWRR; via the coding sequence ATGATGGACCTTAGGCCGATAGTCTACATCGTGGGACGCATCCTTGCGGTCCTTGCGATCCTCATGCTTGCCCCTGCACTGATCGACTGGCGGCTGGACAACGGCAATGCCGGGGCCTTCCTGCAATCGGCCATCATCGCCGGGGCCGCCGGCGTTACCCTGTCTCTGGCCACCGGCAACGCCGTCGGCCCCAGCCTTGATGTGCGCCAAGCCTACATTCTCACGGTGCTCATCTGGGGAGGAGTCCCGCTGTTTGCGGCTATTCCCTTCGCGATCGGCGCTCCTGGGCTGGACTTCTCGAACGCCTATTTCGAGGCCGTTTCGGGCATCACCACCACCGGAGCGACCGTGATCGTGGGGTTGGATGATCTGCCCGCAGGCATGAACCTGTGGCGCGGCATGTTGAACTGGATGGGCGGGCTCGGCATTGCCTTCGTGGTGATGATCTTCCTGCCGGTGATGCGCGTCGGCGGTATGCAATTCTTCCGCACGGAAGGGTTCGATACCTTCGGAAAGGTCCTGCCGCGGGCAACTGATATCGCGCGCCAACTTCTCTATGTCTACGCGCTGCTGACGCTGGCCTGCGTGCTGACCTACGCGGCGCTTGGCATGTCGGCGCTGGATGCCGTGGTGAACGGACTTGCCTCGATAGCGACCGGCGGCTTCTCGCCCGCCGACTCCAGCTTCACCAAGTACCCCGGCCTGCCCGAATATGCGGGCACGTTCTTCATGCTGGCGGGCAGCCTCCCCTACATCCGGTATGTGCAGCTGGTGAACGGCTCGGCAGTGCCCCTCTGGCGCGATCTTCAGGCCCGGGCCTATCTGCGCTGGTATGTCTCCGCCGTGCTCGTTGTGGCAATCTGGCGCCTCGCGACCTCGGACATGGGCATCGAGCCGGCGTTCCGGGAGACCGCGTTCAACCTGGCCTCCATCATGTCGGGCACCGGCTTCTTTTCCGGCAGCTTCGGTGCCTGGGGCGGGCTGTCCATGGTGGTAGCCTTCGTCCTTGGCGTGATCGGAGGCTGTTCCGGATCTTCCTCGGGCGCTCTCTCGGTCTTCCGCGTACAGGTCTTGGCCTCGTCCCTCGCATCGCAAATCCAGCGCATTGCCGCGCCGTCGATGGTCGCGCAAGTGAAGTATGCCGGTCGCAAGGTGGAAGATGACGTGATGAGCGGCCTGATGACCTATGGCACTGCCTATATCCTGACCATCGGCCTGATGAGCGCGCTGATGACACTGGCCGGGGTCGATCTGGTTTCGTCGATCTTCGCCATCTGGACTTCAATCGGAAACATCGGCTACGGCTACGGCCCGATGCTCGCACCGACCGGGACCTTCGTGGATTTCCCCGTAGCTGCCAAATGGATCATGATCGTGACGATGCTGATGGGCCGCTTGGGCCTTCTCGCTTTCTTCGTGATTGCCCTGCCGCGCTTCTGGCGGCGCTGA